Proteins encoded by one window of Shewanella avicenniae:
- the asnC gene encoding transcriptional regulator AsnC gives MDTSFQRDQLDNQILEALMQDARTPFAELAKRFNVSAGTIHVRVEKMKQAGIITGAQITVNPKALGYDVCCFIGINLKSAGDYPSALAKLDALEEVVEAYYTTGNYSIFAKVMCQSIDALQHVLINRIQSIDEIQSTETLISLQNPISRAVKP, from the coding sequence GTGGATACATCATTCCAAAGAGATCAGCTAGACAACCAGATCCTCGAGGCGTTGATGCAGGACGCGAGAACGCCGTTCGCGGAATTAGCAAAACGCTTTAACGTGAGTGCTGGTACCATCCATGTGCGCGTTGAAAAGATGAAGCAAGCGGGCATCATTACCGGTGCTCAGATTACTGTTAATCCAAAAGCACTGGGCTATGACGTTTGCTGCTTTATTGGTATCAATCTTAAAAGTGCCGGAGATTATCCTTCAGCGCTGGCCAAGCTAGATGCCTTAGAAGAAGTGGTTGAGGCTTATTACACTACCGGTAATTACAGCATTTTCGCCAAGGTCATGTGCCAGTCAATCGATGCGTTGCAGCATGTACTGATTAATCGTATTCAATCGATTGATGAAATTCAGTCGACTGAAACACTGATTAGTCTACAGAACCCGATTTCTCGCGCAGTAAAACCTTAA
- a CDS encoding winged helix-turn-helix domain-containing protein, protein MPPKYRLNEWVLDPQMLTLTRAEEQIRLESRVMQVLLCLIRHAEQVVTRELLIAEVWSGGLVSDNAINRIIGLLRQSLGDNAKSPQFIRTVPKKGYVLIAEVEVLGIESANDVSEAFATTTPDASGAMVTVDTAPVGQKTQVASSRLIFLSSILVILLILWWWLPQLGSTNTGITQDDIMQIKPLTFNEGQEVDPALSPDGRKLAFAYRELEAEQWQLKLLTLADQSITQLPSAMGVNMRYPAWSRDGNKLAYLRWGADSGCHIMVYNLEQPTAAQAEFTCHQSTQSTSIAWAESGLALFYVDADGVEGYKRLFRLSLVDGRREQLSQPHIAGRGDYAMALSPTGKQMAVLRSIDWFDTQVLLFDIDTGEWRNIVRVGYPLRSIAWNAAGDAMIYRGEAGQLYRLNLASHVIQRITSVASEINSPVSNAAGQLTAVVGELFEEELWYWPVPRTAAPKRWIFSSRRDYKPALSHDGKQLLFVSNRSGLPQIWLRHADGRETQLTHLSSFAHLDELSFAPDDRLVAGALNRKAFVLNPVSGDMTFPSGMDDVRNVEWGRDSQHLLAAVAVDGIWQLRRFAVDSGASELLMLEAFAGKYAADGEIYVTQLHKSGIWHLSHDGLRLVTEQYTPRFSSAWKVAQGRIWWVEQQEHNSQLVSIDLADDTLARQPIAMKNVSKLSLSVAETGDVILSLLSKSNTDIVLLTH, encoded by the coding sequence TTGCCGCCCAAATACCGACTCAATGAATGGGTATTAGACCCGCAAATGCTGACACTGACTCGAGCGGAGGAGCAGATCCGCCTCGAAAGTCGTGTGATGCAGGTGCTGTTGTGTCTGATCCGTCATGCAGAGCAGGTGGTGACTCGAGAGTTACTCATTGCTGAAGTTTGGAGCGGCGGGCTCGTGTCTGACAATGCTATTAACCGCATTATCGGGCTGTTGCGGCAATCATTGGGCGATAACGCTAAATCCCCCCAGTTTATCCGCACTGTGCCTAAAAAAGGCTATGTGTTGATAGCTGAGGTAGAAGTGCTTGGCATTGAGTCGGCAAATGATGTCAGTGAAGCATTTGCCACGACTACGCCTGATGCCAGTGGGGCTATGGTGACGGTTGACACCGCGCCCGTAGGGCAAAAAACACAAGTCGCCTCATCGCGGTTAATCTTTCTCAGCAGTATTCTGGTTATTTTGTTGATCCTCTGGTGGTGGCTGCCGCAATTGGGCTCGACTAACACTGGCATCACCCAAGATGACATTATGCAGATTAAGCCGCTGACCTTTAATGAAGGCCAAGAAGTTGACCCCGCATTATCGCCCGATGGGCGAAAGTTAGCGTTCGCTTACCGAGAGTTAGAGGCCGAACAATGGCAGCTAAAATTGCTGACCTTGGCCGATCAAAGTATCACTCAACTACCCTCAGCGATGGGTGTCAACATGCGTTATCCCGCTTGGAGTCGTGATGGCAACAAGTTGGCGTATCTGCGCTGGGGCGCCGATTCGGGTTGCCACATTATGGTGTATAACCTTGAGCAGCCAACGGCAGCACAAGCCGAGTTTACTTGTCATCAATCTACCCAATCGACCAGTATCGCTTGGGCTGAATCGGGCTTGGCGCTGTTTTATGTGGATGCCGATGGCGTAGAAGGTTACAAGCGTTTATTCCGATTGAGCTTGGTGGATGGCCGCAGAGAACAACTGAGTCAGCCGCACATTGCCGGGCGCGGGGATTACGCCATGGCGTTGTCACCAACCGGCAAGCAGATGGCGGTATTGCGCAGCATCGACTGGTTTGACACTCAGGTTTTGCTGTTTGATATCGACACTGGCGAGTGGCGTAACATCGTCCGCGTTGGCTACCCATTACGCTCTATCGCGTGGAATGCAGCCGGTGATGCAATGATTTACCGTGGCGAAGCGGGGCAGCTGTATCGCTTAAATTTAGCCAGTCATGTAATTCAGCGGATTACCAGCGTGGCATCTGAAATCAACTCTCCAGTGAGTAACGCCGCCGGGCAACTGACGGCGGTGGTCGGCGAGTTGTTTGAAGAGGAGCTTTGGTATTGGCCAGTGCCGCGCACTGCCGCCCCAAAACGTTGGATTTTCAGCAGCCGTCGCGACTATAAGCCGGCACTCAGCCATGATGGTAAACAATTGCTATTTGTTTCTAATCGTAGTGGCTTGCCACAAATCTGGTTGCGCCATGCCGATGGCCGCGAAACCCAGTTAACCCATCTCAGTTCATTTGCCCACCTTGATGAACTCAGTTTTGCGCCAGATGATCGCTTGGTCGCTGGGGCGCTCAATCGTAAAGCGTTTGTCCTCAATCCAGTGTCGGGTGATATGACGTTTCCGAGCGGAATGGACGATGTTCGCAATGTCGAATGGGGCCGCGATAGTCAGCATCTGTTGGCGGCGGTGGCGGTTGACGGCATTTGGCAGCTAAGACGGTTTGCTGTCGATAGCGGCGCCAGCGAATTGTTAATGTTAGAGGCGTTTGCGGGTAAGTATGCTGCAGACGGTGAAATCTATGTGACTCAACTGCATAAATCAGGAATTTGGCACCTGAGCCATGACGGTTTACGATTGGTTACTGAACAATATACCCCTCGATTCAGCTCGGCATGGAAAGTGGCGCAGGGGCGTATTTGGTGGGTAGAACAGCAAGAGCATAACAGCCAACTGGTGAGCATCGATCTTGCCGATGATACTCTCGCTCGCCAACCCATTGCCATGAAAAATGTCTCTAAACTATCCCTCTCCGTCGCTGAAACAGGCGATGTAATCCTGTCACTTTTGTCAAAATCTAACACCGACATTGTTCTTTTAACTCATTGA
- a CDS encoding AraC family transcriptional regulator has translation MTFSAGFGSNDAVLPIGLVSGLVELAQQQQLDIDKLLRGSRLFYQDLADPQRKITPAQWLLIIERLSKLHAEPDALALLYGQQQALNHHSLVTSLWSSAAHLAQALRLMQKLLPLLQPLVMLRVRQRQDELVLQLQPSFGLGAQQRFIFSAMLSAIRTLLRQQLGADLQLQIDLPWAAAEWQPHFHAALGSQLLFDTPCCAIYLKRECLFMPFVEAAPLRRQQLLTSAQLALADRPIRESLQSQLRRLVRRQLNSGIALERAAAYLQCSPATLKRRLKQDGVSFQQLLDEVRRDEVLLRLYIYGYSNRQLAECLNINDMHNFRRLFKRWTGMVPNSFR, from the coding sequence ATGACATTCAGCGCCGGCTTTGGCAGTAACGATGCGGTATTACCGATAGGTTTAGTCAGTGGGCTGGTGGAACTTGCACAGCAGCAACAGCTTGATATTGATAAATTATTGCGTGGCTCACGGCTGTTTTATCAAGACTTGGCCGATCCGCAGCGCAAAATCACCCCAGCACAGTGGTTACTCATTATCGAACGCTTGAGCAAACTACATGCTGAACCCGATGCCTTGGCGTTGCTGTATGGCCAGCAACAAGCGCTGAATCACCACTCGTTAGTGACGTCACTGTGGTCAAGCGCTGCCCATTTAGCGCAAGCACTCAGATTGATGCAAAAGTTGTTACCTCTGCTGCAACCGTTAGTGATGCTGCGAGTGCGGCAACGACAGGATGAACTTGTGCTGCAACTGCAGCCTTCGTTTGGACTCGGCGCACAACAACGTTTTATTTTTAGCGCCATGTTGTCTGCGATACGTACCTTACTGCGGCAACAGTTGGGCGCAGATCTGCAATTGCAGATCGATTTACCTTGGGCTGCGGCGGAATGGCAACCGCATTTTCATGCTGCATTAGGCTCTCAACTTCTTTTTGACACGCCATGCTGCGCTATCTATCTCAAACGTGAATGTCTGTTTATGCCGTTTGTTGAAGCCGCGCCGTTGCGGCGGCAGCAACTGCTGACATCGGCACAGTTGGCGCTGGCGGATCGCCCCATCCGCGAGAGTTTACAATCGCAACTACGGCGCTTGGTCAGACGTCAGCTAAATAGTGGTATTGCCCTCGAACGTGCCGCGGCCTACCTGCAATGCAGCCCCGCTACTTTAAAACGCCGCTTGAAACAGGATGGCGTTAGCTTTCAGCAGCTGTTGGATGAAGTACGTCGTGATGAGGTACTGTTACGACTCTACATCTACGGTTACAGCAATCGCCAATTGGCGGAATGCCTCAATATTAATGACATGCATAACTTCAGACGGCTATTCAAACGCTGGACCGGAATGGTGCCAAATAGCTTTCGCTAG
- a CDS encoding GGDEF domain-containing protein yields the protein MKTNIFTWPKLHQGKLLLTLLAATGLTIAASFIGELKTWQQLDSFDIVGEFAASLMALFWLWLLMISRPRGKVTNLLLIGTSLYWLTTWLDLLDEFIRYPNTRIFAWLESLPVPIGMVLISIGLVHWLAEQQHINRQLAQREHFQREHSLIDAVTQLYNARYFMLQLTRELELHQLQQKPLSVAIVDIDHFADFNRQYGMLAGDNCLRNLAGMIELGLRQQDLACRLANDRFVMLLPDTDTDAAQNIVARLLKQELLKQEQLSTSAEVSVTTAVLEWDEQETAADLMARLSLHLDWHKRCRYAADQGVA from the coding sequence ATGAAAACGAATATCTTTACTTGGCCTAAGCTACACCAAGGCAAACTGCTGCTAACACTATTAGCCGCTACGGGCTTAACGATTGCGGCCTCGTTTATTGGTGAGCTCAAAACGTGGCAACAACTTGATAGCTTTGACATTGTCGGCGAGTTTGCCGCGAGCCTCATGGCGCTGTTCTGGTTATGGTTGTTGATGATCAGTCGGCCACGCGGCAAGGTCACCAATTTGTTGTTGATTGGGACGAGTCTTTACTGGTTAACCACATGGTTAGATCTGCTGGACGAGTTTATCCGCTATCCCAACACCCGGATTTTTGCTTGGTTAGAGTCGTTGCCCGTGCCGATAGGGATGGTGCTGATCAGCATCGGATTGGTGCATTGGTTGGCAGAGCAGCAACATATCAATCGCCAATTAGCGCAGCGTGAGCATTTTCAGCGTGAACATAGCCTGATCGATGCGGTGACTCAGCTGTACAATGCCCGCTACTTTATGCTGCAGTTAACCCGCGAACTGGAACTGCACCAACTCCAACAAAAGCCATTGTCTGTCGCCATTGTTGATATCGACCATTTTGCCGACTTTAATCGCCAATATGGCATGTTAGCGGGTGACAACTGCTTACGAAATCTGGCGGGCATGATTGAATTAGGCTTACGTCAGCAAGATTTAGCCTGCCGTTTGGCCAACGATCGCTTTGTGATGTTGCTGCCTGACACCGATACCGATGCCGCACAAAACATTGTCGCTAGGTTGCTCAAGCAAGAACTGCTCAAGCAAGAGCAACTCAGCACCTCGGCAGAGGTCTCAGTCACCACCGCTGTGCTTGAATGGGACGAGCAAGAAACCGCTGCGGATTTAATGGCGCGGTTGTCGTTGCATTTAGATTGGCACAAACGTTGTCGTTACGCCGCTGATCAAGGAGTGGCTTAG
- a CDS encoding EamA family transporter: protein MALLWLITLIWAFSFSLIGVYLHGQVDDYIAVASRMALAFIIFIPFFQKVSPKQALVMMATGAIEIAGTYLFLYHSYQYLTVPELLLFTIFTPLYVSLFADLFARRKPYQLWLPALLAVAGAAVIRWAELSEDYWLGFAYIQGANACFAFGQVWYRHQSHTNNLPHRARFFWFFVGALLVSGSMMLAKADWSLLPDTASEITVLLWLGIVTSGLGYLGWSYGSTKVNAQQLAVMNNMLIPAGIAVNVLFWGGQVSDWPRLLAGCVCMVAALWAAKRAAQPLNESAT from the coding sequence ATGGCGTTGTTGTGGCTCATTACGCTGATTTGGGCGTTTTCATTTTCGCTGATAGGCGTTTACCTGCACGGGCAGGTGGATGATTACATTGCGGTGGCGTCGCGGATGGCGCTTGCGTTCATTATCTTCATCCCGTTTTTTCAAAAAGTTTCGCCTAAACAGGCGCTGGTGATGATGGCGACTGGCGCGATTGAAATAGCCGGTACTTATCTGTTTTTGTACCACAGCTACCAGTATTTGACGGTGCCGGAACTGTTGCTATTTACCATTTTCACGCCGCTGTATGTCAGCTTGTTTGCCGACCTATTTGCCAGACGCAAACCGTATCAGCTGTGGTTGCCGGCGTTACTTGCTGTGGCTGGTGCCGCCGTGATCCGCTGGGCCGAACTGAGCGAAGATTACTGGCTTGGCTTTGCCTATATTCAAGGCGCCAATGCTTGTTTTGCTTTCGGCCAAGTCTGGTATCGGCATCAATCACATACTAATAACTTGCCGCATCGCGCGCGTTTCTTTTGGTTTTTCGTCGGTGCGCTGCTGGTGAGTGGTTCGATGATGTTGGCTAAAGCGGATTGGAGTTTACTGCCGGATACTGCCAGTGAAATTACTGTGCTGTTGTGGTTGGGGATTGTTACCTCTGGGTTGGGCTATCTGGGGTGGAGCTATGGTTCAACCAAGGTTAATGCGCAGCAGTTAGCGGTGATGAACAACATGCTGATCCCTGCCGGTATTGCGGTGAACGTGCTGTTTTGGGGCGGGCAGGTGAGCGATTGGCCACGCCTGTTGGCCGGTTGCGTGTGTATGGTGGCTGCGTTGTGGGCAGCCAAAAGGGCGGCGCAGCCGTTGAATGAATCCGCAACGTAG
- a CDS encoding phytase has translation MHKSLFYIGCGLVPTLLLSGCEQVSTAETQPKVLPQVTAASASWQSSDATLLLSVSEQQGMTLRNAQGQRQLDGAFDQLSVKRFGEQQWVAATLDEVTNSITVVSFSDSALNVSQQWRLPQLQPDSLCLFNDAQNHTLSLFVQDGASRAQQWLLAQHQQWLPAPTLVRSLNQPHGIKDCAVDDNGGWLYTLEEGVGIWRSPARIEAVAERTPINLLKPWGDLASEPGALRTDSMGNLFAIDEQGSTLNYWPVTALQTAKADRKTKPQSIALQPHEVETLSATVSHPGSTNVLLSYKDGTAAAFSLPTAQVKQQKPLPMVSANAETPAADRTGDVMDDPAIWVNTVNPQQSRILGTHKKDGLYVYDLNAKQVARFGDGKLNNVDVRDGFPFNGETIGLAAASKREDNSLMFYGIHQNGDVFRIGKQPSDLDPIYGLCMGKIDDKFYVFANDKTGRIDQYLISASNGELTSKRVRRLTVTSQPEGCAVDDERGRLFVGEEDVAVWTADAHQDASTTLSKVAEIGDALVADIEGMEITSGDKPLLIVSSQGNDSYAVFDGIAPYQYRGSFRVGLDALSGIDGVSETDGLDVVSTPVGSQYPNGLLVLQDGRNRLPDEAQNFKYVDWNTVLKTLEINNSSN, from the coding sequence ATGCATAAGTCACTGTTTTATATCGGTTGTGGCTTAGTCCCAACCCTGCTACTCAGCGGGTGCGAGCAAGTGAGCACCGCGGAAACGCAGCCAAAGGTGCTACCGCAGGTGACTGCGGCCAGCGCCAGTTGGCAAAGTTCGGATGCGACCCTGTTGTTGAGCGTGAGTGAACAACAGGGGATGACACTGCGTAATGCCCAAGGTCAGCGACAGCTGGATGGCGCGTTTGACCAATTGAGTGTCAAACGCTTCGGCGAGCAGCAATGGGTTGCCGCCACACTGGATGAAGTGACCAACAGCATTACGGTGGTCAGCTTTAGCGATAGTGCGCTCAACGTCAGCCAGCAATGGCGTTTACCTCAGCTGCAGCCAGACAGCCTGTGTTTATTTAACGATGCACAAAACCATACCCTGAGCTTATTTGTGCAAGACGGAGCAAGTCGTGCTCAACAGTGGTTACTGGCGCAGCATCAACAATGGTTGCCAGCACCTACTTTGGTGCGCTCGTTAAATCAACCGCATGGCATTAAAGATTGTGCGGTGGATGACAACGGCGGCTGGCTGTACACCTTGGAAGAAGGGGTTGGCATCTGGCGTAGCCCAGCAAGAATTGAAGCGGTAGCTGAGCGCACGCCCATCAACCTGCTCAAACCTTGGGGCGATCTCGCCAGCGAACCTGGCGCACTGCGCACCGATAGCATGGGCAACCTATTCGCCATTGATGAGCAAGGTTCAACCCTGAATTATTGGCCAGTCACCGCGTTGCAAACCGCAAAAGCTGACCGTAAAACCAAGCCGCAATCTATCGCATTGCAACCGCATGAGGTAGAAACCCTGTCGGCCACAGTGTCGCACCCTGGCAGCACCAACGTATTACTGAGCTACAAAGATGGAACAGCAGCGGCGTTTTCTCTGCCTACTGCGCAAGTAAAGCAGCAAAAGCCGCTACCTATGGTGAGCGCCAATGCCGAAACACCTGCAGCAGATCGCACTGGCGATGTCATGGATGATCCGGCTATTTGGGTCAACACGGTCAATCCGCAGCAATCGCGCATTTTGGGCACCCACAAAAAAGATGGTTTGTACGTTTATGATTTGAATGCCAAGCAAGTCGCACGCTTTGGCGATGGCAAACTCAATAACGTGGATGTACGTGATGGCTTCCCGTTTAACGGCGAAACTATCGGCTTAGCCGCCGCCAGCAAACGTGAAGATAACTCGCTGATGTTTTATGGTATTCACCAAAATGGCGATGTATTCCGCATTGGTAAACAGCCATCAGATCTCGACCCTATCTACGGTCTGTGCATGGGTAAAATCGATGACAAATTCTATGTATTTGCCAACGATAAAACCGGCCGGATTGATCAGTACCTGATCAGCGCCAGCAACGGTGAACTTACGTCGAAAAGAGTGCGGCGCTTAACCGTGACCAGCCAGCCCGAAGGTTGCGCGGTGGATGATGAGCGCGGTCGCTTGTTTGTCGGTGAAGAGGATGTCGCGGTTTGGACCGCCGATGCTCACCAAGATGCCAGCACCACACTCAGCAAAGTGGCAGAGATTGGTGATGCATTGGTCGCCGACATTGAAGGGATGGAAATCACCAGTGGTGATAAGCCATTACTGATTGTCTCCAGCCAAGGCAACGACAGCTACGCGGTATTTGACGGCATTGCCCCTTATCAGTATCGCGGTAGTTTCCGTGTGGGTCTTGATGCACTCAGTGGCATCGATGGCGTGTCGGAAACGGACGGGCTTGATGTGGTCAGCACACCGGTAGGCAGCCAATATCCGAACGGCTTACTGGTATTGCAAGATGGCCGCAATCGCCTGCCAGATGAAGCGCAAAACTTTAAGTATGTGGATTGGAACACCGTACTGAAGACGCTTGAGATCAACAACTCAAGCAACTAA
- the rluA gene encoding bifunctional tRNA pseudouridine(32) synthase/23S rRNA pseudouridine(746) synthase RluA, translating to MSDFVYQPPMIPWLNILYQDKDIIVIDKPSGLLSVPGRAAEHYDSAYSRVLQLHEGAQVVHRLDMATSGVLLLALRRNAERELKRQFQERETNKVYYARVAGHMRHNSGTVDLPLICDWPNRPKQKIDHDIGKPSVTHYEVISKGKNSTLVKLMPVTGRSHQLRLHMMALGHPILGDNFYADSVAKTMSQRLLLHATYLTVDHPYTKKSMTFYAAVPFLHPINEQ from the coding sequence ATGAGTGATTTTGTTTACCAGCCGCCGATGATCCCGTGGTTAAATATCCTGTACCAGGATAAAGACATCATAGTGATCGATAAACCTTCCGGTTTATTGTCCGTGCCCGGCCGCGCAGCAGAACATTATGACAGTGCCTATAGCCGCGTACTTCAGCTGCACGAAGGTGCGCAGGTGGTTCATCGACTCGATATGGCAACCTCTGGTGTGTTGTTGCTGGCCCTGCGCCGCAATGCTGAGCGTGAGCTTAAGCGCCAATTTCAAGAACGTGAAACCAACAAGGTTTACTATGCGCGGGTCGCAGGTCATATGCGTCACAACTCGGGCACGGTGGATTTACCGTTGATCTGTGATTGGCCAAATCGTCCCAAGCAAAAAATCGATCATGACATAGGTAAGCCCTCTGTAACTCACTACGAAGTGATCAGCAAAGGCAAAAACTCCACATTAGTCAAACTGATGCCAGTCACTGGCCGCTCTCACCAATTGCGCTTGCATATGATGGCGTTAGGCCATCCTATTTTGGGGGATAATTTTTATGCAGATAGTGTTGCCAAGACGATGTCACAGAGACTTCTGCTGCACGCAACCTATTTAACAGTAGATCATCCTTACACAAAAAAATCCATGACCTTTTATGCTGCCGTACCGTTTTTACATCCGATTAACGAACAGTGA
- a CDS encoding TonB-dependent receptor, giving the protein MTRNTFGAKPLNTAKTPLALACAMLLAMPAVAAEIKGQVVDSTGAAIQGAPVKLAGTSRIQLSDASGEFTFSNLAAGDYQLQAGTSSSVVEQIQLSAEQVYQTSVTLADANIEHVSVIGQSGALSRSLSAQRNADNFITVSSADAIGEFPDSNAAESLQRMAGLSIERDQGEGRFVRVRGLSPDLNAVTYNGSTLPAPESGTRAVALDVIPSDLLESLTVTKTLTPDMDADSLGGAVDIKSLSAFDKEGRFTKLTAEGSFDEHESEYGNKLAATYSDRYAIGGADDDFGIALAASNAVRKFGSDNVETGGKWDIGDEDLLEKVQLRDYQIERERLGLAANFDWRPDDNNSLYLRTLYSRFSDQESRNAIATKFDDGLALGAADQTAEVSRELKHRKETQTIKSFVLGSDSHIDDWKLSTQFGWSEAEEKNPHGISGATFEGEFDQGVSYSSYRKPVLTGAADFYDAAQYELKEIEVESTDAKDRNINGRLDISRNLYLNDTVLELKAGGKFSRRQKTNQETHWVYEDLDEQGLADDALLMSAYAGDEVDYGLGAFGPSISPNSIQQMLGTLDAADNLDELESTINDYRIDEDVNAAYLMATSDWGDLRMVAGLRYEKTELTGAGWEFSELSDSYSERHVSHDYDNLLPSIQFRYGVDSNLVLRAAWTNSLVRPTFEQVSPGYLLEGSLGELEASFGNPQLKPLESSNYDIAAEYYMGESGILSAALFYKNIKNFIYEADLAGRDGYEDFDEANTYINGDSSKLYGAEFNFAQKLDMLPSPWNGLLFSANLTLSHSEASISWLDDGELQSRDIRFPSQSNTTGNIAVGYENEYLSLRLSAAYKSNYMTEVGELDDANYDIYQQDHMQIDFIAKGFVSKDIMVYFKALNINDEPYYTYTGNERRNAQFEDYGPTYQIGINISGF; this is encoded by the coding sequence ATGACCCGCAACACCTTTGGCGCTAAACCACTCAACACCGCCAAAACACCGTTGGCATTAGCCTGTGCCATGTTACTGGCAATGCCGGCTGTCGCCGCTGAGATTAAAGGCCAAGTCGTTGATAGCACCGGCGCTGCGATTCAAGGCGCACCGGTGAAATTGGCCGGCACCAGCCGTATTCAATTGAGCGATGCCAGTGGTGAATTTACCTTTAGCAACCTCGCCGCCGGTGACTATCAGTTGCAAGCAGGCACCAGTAGCAGTGTGGTTGAACAGATCCAACTGAGTGCCGAACAGGTCTATCAAACCAGCGTCACGCTGGCCGATGCCAATATTGAGCATGTGTCAGTGATTGGTCAAAGTGGTGCGCTTAGCCGCTCGTTAAGCGCCCAGCGCAATGCCGACAACTTTATTACGGTCTCATCTGCCGATGCTATTGGTGAATTTCCAGATTCTAACGCCGCTGAATCGCTGCAACGGATGGCAGGGTTATCGATTGAACGCGACCAAGGCGAAGGCCGTTTTGTGCGGGTACGCGGTTTATCCCCCGATCTTAACGCCGTGACTTACAACGGCAGCACGTTGCCAGCGCCTGAATCAGGCACTCGCGCCGTGGCCTTGGATGTGATCCCATCGGATCTGTTGGAATCACTCACTGTAACCAAAACCCTCACCCCAGATATGGATGCCGATTCACTGGGCGGCGCGGTGGATATCAAGAGCTTGTCTGCTTTTGACAAAGAAGGCCGCTTTACCAAGCTCACCGCTGAAGGCAGCTTTGATGAACATGAATCTGAATATGGCAATAAGCTGGCTGCTACCTACAGTGACCGCTATGCCATTGGCGGTGCCGATGACGATTTTGGTATCGCACTCGCCGCCAGTAACGCCGTGCGCAAATTTGGCTCTGACAACGTGGAAACCGGCGGTAAATGGGATATTGGTGACGAAGATCTGCTAGAAAAAGTGCAGCTGCGCGACTATCAAATCGAACGTGAACGTTTGGGGTTGGCAGCGAACTTTGACTGGCGCCCCGACGACAATAACAGCCTCTATCTGCGGACCTTGTACAGCCGCTTTAGCGACCAAGAGTCTCGTAACGCCATCGCCACTAAGTTTGACGACGGCTTAGCCCTCGGTGCGGCTGACCAAACCGCCGAAGTCAGCCGTGAGCTGAAACACCGCAAAGAAACCCAAACCATTAAATCATTCGTGCTGGGCAGTGATTCCCACATCGACGATTGGAAACTATCGACACAGTTTGGCTGGAGTGAAGCGGAAGAGAAAAACCCGCACGGCATTTCAGGGGCGACGTTTGAAGGTGAATTTGACCAAGGCGTCAGCTACAGCAGCTACCGTAAACCAGTACTTACTGGCGCAGCAGATTTCTACGATGCGGCGCAATATGAACTGAAAGAGATCGAAGTTGAATCAACCGATGCTAAAGACCGCAACATCAATGGTCGCCTCGATATCAGTCGCAATCTGTATCTCAACGACACTGTGCTTGAGTTAAAGGCAGGCGGCAAATTCAGTCGTCGTCAGAAGACCAACCAAGAAACCCATTGGGTCTATGAAGATTTGGATGAGCAAGGTCTTGCTGACGATGCGTTGTTGATGAGCGCCTATGCCGGTGATGAGGTGGACTATGGCTTAGGCGCCTTTGGACCAAGCATTTCACCAAATAGTATTCAGCAAATGCTGGGAACACTCGACGCAGCCGATAACCTCGATGAACTGGAATCAACCATCAACGATTATCGCATCGATGAAGATGTAAACGCCGCTTACCTGATGGCAACCTCAGACTGGGGTGATCTGCGCATGGTGGCGGGTTTGCGCTATGAAAAAACCGAGCTGACCGGTGCCGGTTGGGAATTTAGCGAATTGAGTGATAGTTACAGTGAACGCCACGTAAGCCACGATTACGACAATCTGTTGCCGTCGATCCAATTCCGCTATGGCGTTGACAGCAATCTGGTGTTGCGCGCCGCCTGGACCAACTCATTGGTACGCCCTACCTTTGAACAAGTGTCACCAGGCTACCTACTGGAAGGCTCATTAGGCGAGTTAGAAGCCAGCTTTGGTAACCCACAGCTGAAGCCGCTGGAGTCATCCAACTATGATATTGCCGCCGAGTATTACATGGGCGAATCCGGTATTTTGTCGGCAGCGCTGTTCTATAAAAACATCAAAAACTTTATCTATGAAGCAGACTTAGCCGGTCGTGACGGCTATGAAGACTTTGATGAAGCCAACACCTATATCAACGGCGACAGCTCAAAATTGTATGGCGCAGAATTCAACTTCGCCCAAAAACTGGATATGTTGCCATCGCCTTGGAACGGCTTGTTGTTTAGCGCCAACCTGACCCTGAGCCACTCAGAAGCCAGCATCAGTTGGTTGGATGATGGCGAATTACAAAGCCGCGATATTCGCTTCCCAAGCCAATCCAATACCACAGGTAACATCGCCGTGGGTTATGAAAATGAATACCTGAGCTTACGTTTGTCTGCCGCGTATAAATCAAACTACATGACCGAAGTGGGTGAATTGGATGACGCCAACTATGACATCTACCAACAAGATCATATGCAGATCGACTTTATTGCTAAAGGCTTCGTCAGCAAGGACATTATGGTCTACTTCAAAGCGCTCAATATCAACGATGAGCCTTATTACACCTACACAGGTAATGAACGCCGTAATGCCCAATTTGAAGATTACGGCCCAACTTACCAAATCGGCATCAACATCAGCGGGTTTTAA